Part of the Haloprofundus halobius genome is shown below.
CGGATTCAGGAGTCTTCGCGTGGCGTCCAGCCTCTTGATGTTGAGTCGATCGAAGATCTGTTCGAACTCCCCTGTATGGCGAACATGGCCGAACGCCTCTACGAAAAGAAGCCAGTCCGAAAGGATCTGTACAGCTTTGCTCGGATGGTGATGTGGCTGCCCCAGTACCAGGACAATGACCTCGAGACCATTGTCACAGATCTCAAGGATGTCTTCTCACGGTGGCCGTGGTACGACGAGCAGGTCACCGATTACCAGATTCGCTACGAGTTCTCGAATACGATTGGGGGCGACACCCCGCTTCCGATGAACTGCGACAACGACGATATGCAGCGGTACTGCATCGGACAGGAGCAGTGCCCCTACTCGATCTGGGGGAGCCTTCCCTTCCCAGATGCGATGTACGACCAACTGGATGAGGCCGAATCTACCGGCGAAGAGTTCTAGCTCTGCTGGGAACCAATTGGATGCGATCAAAGCGGCTCTGTTGGAATCCTCAATCACTGACGGTTCGTTGAGGCCGTGCTGAATTGAGTGCGTGAGTTGGTCAAGCAATGTTCCTGGCCTCAGTGTTACGTACAGAGGATGCTGGAACACTCTCAGGTACCGCATTGGTGATCCCACTGTTTAGGTCAAGATGCACCTAGTACCGAACCCTGGGCCGAGAGATCAGGCGTCCGGGCACAGTGGCGTCAGGAGTACGGTCCGAACAGTCACAGACCTTTACACCTGGGAGCCAACAGTACGGACAATGGCTACTGAGGCGACGTTCACGGTTCCGTCAGACCAGTTCCCCTTGGGGACAGTGTTCACCCAACTGCCGAACGTGACGGTCACGCTGGAGCGACTTATCCCTGCACAGGACGTGGTGATCCCGTACTTCTGGGTGCGGGGAACCGAAGTCGACGACATCGAGAGCGCGTTCACCGAGCACCCCGGCGTGCAGGCGATTCGGCTCGTTGACTCTGTCGGGGACGAGTATCTGTTACGCGTCGAGTGGGCGTTAGATTACGACGACGTGCTCACCATCCTGGCTGAGACAGAGGTTCCACTAATCGAGGCCACCGGGACACACCAACAGTGGACGTTCGAGGTCCGCGGTGACGACCGAAGCGACGTCGCAGACTTTCAACGACGCTGTCGAGAGCTAGACATCCCGATCACGTTGACGGAGCTGCACGCACTGACGCCGGTTGAGACGGGGACCGAAGCCGCCCTCACTGACACGCAGCAAGAGGCGCTGGTGCTTGCCTACGAGCGTGGGTACTTCGAATCCCCCCGCGAGGTCACGTTGGAAGAACTCGGCAAGGAACTCGGCATCTCACAGCAGGCCGTCGGCTCCCGCCTCCGCGGGGGGATCAAGCACGTCCTCGGGAGCACGCTCTCCGCCCTGACAGCCCGCCCCTGATTGGATACTTAAAATAGGTTTGTACCTGAAAAGGGTAGTGTGATTGCCGTCGGACGCCTGCCTTAGTACTATGGTTGGGACTTCTACCGCCTTCGACTCGGTGCTCGACCTGTGTCAACACCAGCACCGCCGAATCGTTCTTGGAACGCTCGCAGAAGAACAGCGGTCGTTAACACTCGACGACCTTACGAAGGCTATCCTCAAGTACAATCATCAGACGCCACTGACAGAGGCGTCCGAAGACGTACTAACAAAAATTCGCCTCTCGTTGTATCATGTCCACCTCCCAAAGTTGGCCGCGGAAGGACTCATCGACTACGATTCAGAACGCCACCTCGTGGAACCGACCGAGCAATTAGATCAGGTGCAGCCGACCCTGTCAACGATTCTTGATGCCGATTCCTCGCTCGAAGCACCGATAGAACTGTAATGCCGATCAACCACTCACATTCCTCGTTCAAACCCCGACAGCGGTGAAATAGAGGGATACTACAGATGGCAAAACAGCGTGACGGTCAACTCACCCGAACGGTCGCCAAGTGCGATACCTGTGGGTCGATCTACGTGGCTAAGATAAGCTCCGACGGATCGTTCTATTTGGATGGGCTGTCGGAGTGTCCCTGTGGCGATGAAGAACTCATATTACCCGCCTCGTCCCCTGGCAGTATCGATCAGTGAATGTCCCGTTGGGTGCCAGAAGGTCCGAACCGGTGTGGCTGAACGTATCCTCTCTTTGCGGCATGCAGTTCGTGACAGATACTGGGTAGATAACTGACTGCTATGTTAGGTTGTTCACCTACAGACTAGGTCTCATGATAGCCGTACACGGTCGATTTTAGCGACATTCGAATTCCTAACGTACTCAATAATGCAGTCCTCGCAAACGGGTGCCCGGTAGATCTTCCCACTCTCGTATGTAACTTTCGTGACTTTCCCATCCTCACTTTGACAGTCGGTACATTCGATTGTTGATTGAAGGGAGAGAAACGGATTCTCATGTTCTACAGAACGGTTCATGGTTTCACTACATGCTACAGTGACTTTACCTTGTTGTGATTATCTGGGTTACAGAGCTGACACTCTATCCTTCTGAACTGGTGTTGCGTCTATTATCTATACTAAGCGAATCAAGGGAATTAACTTATTGGCGGCTCCCGTACCGTTCTTGCCTATGGCTTCGGACGAACTTGACCCGGTTGACAAAGGTATCCTGTATCTCTTGCAGGAAGATGCCCGGAATAACACGACGAGCGCCATCGGGGAACAGGTCGGCGTCTCGTCCAGTACGGTCGCCAATCGCATCAAGAAGCTCGAAGAGGGCGGCATTATCACGGGATACCACCCGACGATTGACTACGAGCAAACGGGGATGGGCCATCACCTGCTCGTCATCGGGACGGTTCCAATTGACGACCAAGAGGAGATTGTTGACGACCTCGTTAGTGTTCCGGGTGTAGTGAGTGTCAGTGAGTTATTAACCAATAACGCAAACCTCTCAATTGAGTTGGTCGGGCAGAACAAGCAAGAAATTGAGAAAAGCATCGGTGAGATGAGCGAGTTGGGCGTCGATATTGAGCGCATGGATTTGCTGAAGCGGGTTCGAGCGTTCCCTTACAATCACTTCGGAAAGGAATTCACGAACGAGGACGACGCTGGATAATTCCCCGGCACTATTTAAGTCTCTGTGGATTTTATCAAATCCTCGACATACTTATCCGATGCGCTAGCCTAGTCGTTTCTAATGAGTCAGGTTCAGACCATCGAGACGGATAGTCGGAGTGTGAGTCAGGCAGTAATAGATGTAATAGCTGCCGTTGAGGGTACTCCACCTACGGAATTAACGCCGCCACTGTACGACGTAGTTGACCCCGAGGCGTTGGACAACGTGTTCGCTGGGAAGGCATCGCTGGGTAAGGTGGTGTTCAACTACAACAGTTACGAGGTTAGTGTGGAGGCCGATGGCTATGTGGCCGTCACGGACCACACTCGATAGCTACCGTCAGCAAGAAACTTACGGCGCTACCTCATCGACCTACCGGTTCCCCTCGGCGAATCTCGTCCCAGGTCTCGTCGAACTGGACCCCGTTCTTCACGACGCGTTCGTCTCTGTCCCGGGTGAGGATGCCCTTCGTCTCTAATTCCGAAAGGGAGGGGCGGGATCGGAGGCGGAGTCTCGCCACGTCCTCGTTGGCAGATGGGGGTTCGTCTTCGAATAGTGTGCGTGGACGCATTACGTACTTGGGTTCGTCGCTATTGCGCCCTTGAGGAGACTCCCAACAGTTAGCCGGTCTATTTCCTGTAGTCATCACTTTGTTCGTGCAGTCTGGCAAGGGACCCGCTGCCTGGCTACGTCGCCGGGTCCGCCAGGGGGAGCAGCCCCGAGGAGATTATCCGGCGAAGGAGGACGACGATACCGTTCTCCAGGCCGTTGGCGAAGATCGCCTGCTCGTGTGAGCCGTCGTAGTGGCCGTCCGGATAGAAGGAACTGACCAACAACGTCATGCGGTCGACCAACAGCAAGCGGCTGATGGCAACCTCGTCGTCGCTCGCCGGCCCCAAGAGCCAGTTCAGGTCGGTTTCGAACACCTTCACGGATGGCAGTTCGGTACCGAGCTTGGCGATGATCGCATCCGTTTCGCCACCGATAATCACGTCGACGCCGCGGTCGACCGCGTCGTGGAGCCGCTCGTACAACGCCTCCGTCAAAAGTTCCTCCTCGACGACCAACAATACGATCTCCGAGTCGGCGTCCTCCAGCAGCGTGTGTGTCCGGGACTCGATGCCATCGTGGCCTGACAGCGT
Proteins encoded:
- a CDS encoding helix-turn-helix domain-containing protein is translated as MATEATFTVPSDQFPLGTVFTQLPNVTVTLERLIPAQDVVIPYFWVRGTEVDDIESAFTEHPGVQAIRLVDSVGDEYLLRVEWALDYDDVLTILAETEVPLIEATGTHQQWTFEVRGDDRSDVADFQRRCRELDIPITLTELHALTPVETGTEAALTDTQQEALVLAYERGYFESPREVTLEELGKELGISQQAVGSRLRGGIKHVLGSTLSALTARP
- a CDS encoding DUF7344 domain-containing protein, which translates into the protein MVGTSTAFDSVLDLCQHQHRRIVLGTLAEEQRSLTLDDLTKAILKYNHQTPLTEASEDVLTKIRLSLYHVHLPKLAAEGLIDYDSERHLVEPTEQLDQVQPTLSTILDADSSLEAPIEL
- a CDS encoding Lrp/AsnC family transcriptional regulator encodes the protein MASDELDPVDKGILYLLQEDARNNTTSAIGEQVGVSSSTVANRIKKLEEGGIITGYHPTIDYEQTGMGHHLLVIGTVPIDDQEEIVDDLVSVPGVVSVSELLTNNANLSIELVGQNKQEIEKSIGEMSELGVDIERMDLLKRVRAFPYNHFGKEFTNEDDAG
- a CDS encoding HalOD1 output domain-containing protein, with the translated sequence MSQVQTIETDSRSVSQAVIDVIAAVEGTPPTELTPPLYDVVDPEALDNVFAGKASLGKVVFNYNSYEVSVEADGYVAVTDHTR
- a CDS encoding TrmB family transcriptional regulator, giving the protein MTDRQRKSETVSLLQELGLKEYEARSFLALTQLSKGTAKEISETSEVPRTRVYDAVRVLESKGLVEVQHSSPQQFRAVSIEEAVATLRQQYDTRIDTLQSHLEALDLQPEVDDSDRMQEVWTLSGHDGIESRTHTLLEDADSEIVLLVVEEELLTEALYERLHDAVDRGVDVIIGGETDAIIAKLGTELPSVKVFETDLNWLLGPASDDEVAISRLLLVDRMTLLVSSFYPDGHYDGSHEQAIFANGLENGIVVLLRRIISSGLLPLADPAT